A single region of the Sorghum bicolor cultivar BTx623 chromosome 9, Sorghum_bicolor_NCBIv3, whole genome shotgun sequence genome encodes:
- the LOC8080072 gene encoding receptor-like serine/threonine-protein kinase SD1-8 isoform X2, with protein sequence MAPNHQLRLATALPLLLVLLLPAASRARDTIAPGQPLRGNDTLVSSGAGSFVLGFFSPLGSNNTYVGIWYAKVPIRTVVWVANRAAPVRGAATDNAGATLSVSSQECALAVADANATVVWSSASSPRPAGSSAASGGGCTARIRDDGNLVVTDQRGRVVWQGFDHPTDTLLPGMRLGVDFAAGTNMTLTAWASPSDPSPSPVVAAMDTSGDPEVFIWNGGTKVWRSGPWDGVQFTGVPDTITYKGMGFSFRFVNDGREATYSFQVRDAGIVSRLALNSTAGGIIGGGGLLQRWTWLESAAAWGLYWYAPKDQCDAVSPCGPNGVCDTNKVPACSCLPGFTPRSPASWAMRDGRDGCVRATPLDCGGNANRSSSTDGFAPLPHAKVPDTTRAVVDYGSSLDQCRQRCLRNCSCTAYASANLTGAAGHRGCVMWTGGLEDLRVYPSFGQDLYFRLAAADLASIGKSKKKVSMAISVVVSITAALAVLLAITGLLIWRAKKTKARKPGSTIWTASSRNKDGSEGKDHGDDLELPVYDFETIAAATEGFSTENKLGEGGFGPVYKDGSAADKFNTGISARTIFSSISK encoded by the exons ATGGCGCCCAACCACCAGCTCCGCCTCGCCACGGCTCTTCCTCTGCTGCTGGTTCTGCTTCTCCCCGCGGCTTCCCGCGCCAGGGACACCATCGCGCCGGGCCAGCCGCTCCGGGGGAACGACACGCTCGTCTCCTCCGGCGCCGGCAGCTTCGTGCTCGGCTTCTTCTCCCCGCTGGGCTCCAACAACACCTATGTCGGGATCTGGTACGCCAAGGTGCCCATCCGCACCGTCGTCTGGGTGGCCAACCGCGCCGCCCCCGTCCGCGGCGCCGCCACGGACAACGCCGGCGCCACGCTCTCCGTATCCAGCCAAGAATGCGCGCTCGCCGTCGCGGACGCCAACGCCACGGTGGTGTGGTCGTCGGCGTCGTCCCCGCGGCCCGCCGGATCCTCTGCGGCGTCGGGCGGCGGCTGCACGGCGCGGATCCGCGACGACGGCAACCTGGTGGTGACGGACCAGCGCGGGCGCGTGGTGTGGCAGGGGTTCGACCATCCCACCGACACGCTGCTCCCCGGGATGCGGCTCGGGGTGGACTTCGCGGCCGGGACGAACATGACGCTGACGGCGTGGGCGAGCCCGTCCGACCCGTCGCCGAGCCCCGTGGTGGCGGCGATGGACACGTCGGGGGACCCGGAGGTGTTCATCTGGAACGGCGGGACCAAGGTGTGGCGGTCGGGGCCATGGGACGGCGTGCAGTTCACGGGCGTCCCGGACACCATCACTTACAAGGGCATGGGCTTCAGCTTCCGCTTCGTCAACGACGGGCGCGAGGCCACCTACAGCTTCCAGGTCCGCGACGCCGGCATCGTCTCCCGGCTGGCGCTCAACAGCACGGCGGGGGGCATCATCGGCGGCGGTGGGCTGCTGCAGCGGTGGACGTGGCTGGAGTCCGCCGCCGCGTGGGGGCTCTACTGGTACGCGCCCAAGGACCAGTGCGACGCCGTGTCCCCGTGCGGACCCAACGGGGTGTGCGACACCAACAAGGTGCCCGCCTGCTCCTGCCTCCCCGGGTTCACGCCGCGGTCGCCGGCGTCGTGGGCGATGCGGGACGGCCGCGACGGCTGCGTCCGCGCCACGCCGCTCGACTGCGGCGGCAACGccaaccgcagcagcagcaccgaCGGGTTCGCGCCGCTGCCGCACGCCAAGGTGCCCGACACGACGCGGGCGGTGGTGGACTACGGCTCCAGCCTGGACCAGTGCCGGCAGCGGTGCCTCAGGAACTGCTCCTGCACGGCGTACGCCAGCGCCAACCTCACCGGCGCGGCGGGCCACCGCGGCTGCGTCATGTGGACCGGCGGACTCGAGGACCTCCGCGTGTACCCGTCCTTCGGCCAGGATCTCTACTTCCGGCTCGCCGCCGCTGACCTCG CTTCAATAGGCAAGTCAAAGAAAAAGGTCAGTATGGCGATTTCAGTTGTTGTGAGCATAACAGCTGCCCTGGCAGTTCTTCTAGCAATCACAGGGCTTTTGATTTGGAGAGCAAAGAAAACAAAAGCAAGAAAACCAG GATCAACCATATGGACAGCTAGTTCACGCAATAAGGATGGGAGTGAAGGTAAGGATCATGGGGATGACCTGGAGCTACCAGTATATGATTTTGAGACAATAGCAGCAGCCACGGAGGGTTTCTCAACTGAGAATAAGCTTGGTGAAGGCGGCTTTGGACCTGTATATAAG GATGGCTCAGCTGCTGACAAATTTAACACCGGCATTTCAGCACGCACAATATTTTCAAGCATTTCCAAATAG
- the LOC8080073 gene encoding universal stress protein PHOS32, producing the protein MATHPASPTAGAGGDRSPSGPPPVRLSAAQAVAAIQPTSPRYFFSSLAAASAAASSPHRRIGIAVDLSDESAFAVKWAVQNYLRPGDAVVLLHVRPTSVLYGADWGSIPVSVDDDPDADIAEGAARAAAAEEEPEEAKKKREEEFDAFTSTKAQDLAQPLVGAQIPFKIHIVKDHDMKERLCLEAERLGLSAMIMGSRGFGASRRAGKGRLGSVSDYCVHHCVCPVVVVRYPDDAFGDELRTVPENEPVYHEAPEAQKEK; encoded by the exons ATGGCGACGCACCCGGCCTCCCCGACCGCCGGCGCTGGTGGCGACAGGTCGCCGTCCGGTCCGCCGCCGGTGCGCCTGTCCGCGGCGCAGGCGGTGGCGGCGATCCAGCCCACCTCGCCGCGGTACTTCTTCTCCTCGctggccgccgcctccgccgcggcgTCCTCCCCGCACCGCCGCATCGGCATCGCCGTCGACCTCTCCGACGAGTCCGCCTTCGCCGTCAAGTGGGCCGTCCAGAACTACCTCCGCCCCGGGGACGCCGTCGTGCTGCTCCACGTCCGCCCCACCTCCGTGCTCTACGGCGCCGACTGGGGCTCCATCCCGGTCTCCGTCGACGACGACCCCGACGCCGACATcgccgagggcgcggcgcgcgccgcggccgccgaggaggagcccgaggaggccaagaagaagcgGGAGGAGGAGTTCGACGCCTTCACGTCCACCAAGGCGCAGGACCTTGCGCAGCCGCTCGTCGGCGCGCAGATCCCCTTTAAGATCCACATCGTCAAAGACCACGACATGAAGGAGCGCCTCTGCCTCGAGGCCGAGCGCCTCGGCCTGTCCGCCATGATCATGGGCAGCCGGGGATTCGGTGCCTCGCGCAGGGCCGGGAAAGGGAGGCTCGGGAGCGTCAGTGACTACTGCGTGCACCACTGCGTCTGCCCCGTTGTGGTTGTTCGCTACCCAGATGATGCCTTCGGGGATGAGCTGCGAACAGTGCCTGAAAATGAGCCTGTGTATCATGAGGCGCCGGAGGCGCAGAAAG AAAAATGA
- the LOC8080072 gene encoding receptor-like serine/threonine-protein kinase SD1-8 isoform X1: protein MAPNHQLRLATALPLLLVLLLPAASRARDTIAPGQPLRGNDTLVSSGAGSFVLGFFSPLGSNNTYVGIWYAKVPIRTVVWVANRAAPVRGAATDNAGATLSVSSQECALAVADANATVVWSSASSPRPAGSSAASGGGCTARIRDDGNLVVTDQRGRVVWQGFDHPTDTLLPGMRLGVDFAAGTNMTLTAWASPSDPSPSPVVAAMDTSGDPEVFIWNGGTKVWRSGPWDGVQFTGVPDTITYKGMGFSFRFVNDGREATYSFQVRDAGIVSRLALNSTAGGIIGGGGLLQRWTWLESAAAWGLYWYAPKDQCDAVSPCGPNGVCDTNKVPACSCLPGFTPRSPASWAMRDGRDGCVRATPLDCGGNANRSSSTDGFAPLPHAKVPDTTRAVVDYGSSLDQCRQRCLRNCSCTAYASANLTGAAGHRGCVMWTGGLEDLRVYPSFGQDLYFRLAAADLASIGKSKKKVSMAISVVVSITAALAVLLAITGLLIWRAKKTKARKPGSTIWTASSRNKDGSEGKDHGDDLELPVYDFETIAAATEGFSTENKLGEGGFGPVYKGKLEDGQEIAVKTLSRTSTQGLEEFKNEVLLIAKLQHRNLVRLIGCSISGPEKILIYEYMENKSLDFFMFDTTKSKLLDWQTRYRIIEGIARGLLYLHQDSRYRIIHRDLKTSNILLDKDMTPKISDFGMARMFGSDDTEINTLRVVGTYGYMAPEYAMDGVFSVKSDVFSFGVIVLEIIAGKRNRGVYSYSGHLNLLAHAWSLLNGGNGLDLVDENLNGSYNSDEVLKCLKVGLLCVQENPDDRPLMSQVLMMFASTDTASLPTPKQPGFAARRAAAEDTSWSKPDCSIVDSMTITMVEGR from the exons ATGGCGCCCAACCACCAGCTCCGCCTCGCCACGGCTCTTCCTCTGCTGCTGGTTCTGCTTCTCCCCGCGGCTTCCCGCGCCAGGGACACCATCGCGCCGGGCCAGCCGCTCCGGGGGAACGACACGCTCGTCTCCTCCGGCGCCGGCAGCTTCGTGCTCGGCTTCTTCTCCCCGCTGGGCTCCAACAACACCTATGTCGGGATCTGGTACGCCAAGGTGCCCATCCGCACCGTCGTCTGGGTGGCCAACCGCGCCGCCCCCGTCCGCGGCGCCGCCACGGACAACGCCGGCGCCACGCTCTCCGTATCCAGCCAAGAATGCGCGCTCGCCGTCGCGGACGCCAACGCCACGGTGGTGTGGTCGTCGGCGTCGTCCCCGCGGCCCGCCGGATCCTCTGCGGCGTCGGGCGGCGGCTGCACGGCGCGGATCCGCGACGACGGCAACCTGGTGGTGACGGACCAGCGCGGGCGCGTGGTGTGGCAGGGGTTCGACCATCCCACCGACACGCTGCTCCCCGGGATGCGGCTCGGGGTGGACTTCGCGGCCGGGACGAACATGACGCTGACGGCGTGGGCGAGCCCGTCCGACCCGTCGCCGAGCCCCGTGGTGGCGGCGATGGACACGTCGGGGGACCCGGAGGTGTTCATCTGGAACGGCGGGACCAAGGTGTGGCGGTCGGGGCCATGGGACGGCGTGCAGTTCACGGGCGTCCCGGACACCATCACTTACAAGGGCATGGGCTTCAGCTTCCGCTTCGTCAACGACGGGCGCGAGGCCACCTACAGCTTCCAGGTCCGCGACGCCGGCATCGTCTCCCGGCTGGCGCTCAACAGCACGGCGGGGGGCATCATCGGCGGCGGTGGGCTGCTGCAGCGGTGGACGTGGCTGGAGTCCGCCGCCGCGTGGGGGCTCTACTGGTACGCGCCCAAGGACCAGTGCGACGCCGTGTCCCCGTGCGGACCCAACGGGGTGTGCGACACCAACAAGGTGCCCGCCTGCTCCTGCCTCCCCGGGTTCACGCCGCGGTCGCCGGCGTCGTGGGCGATGCGGGACGGCCGCGACGGCTGCGTCCGCGCCACGCCGCTCGACTGCGGCGGCAACGccaaccgcagcagcagcaccgaCGGGTTCGCGCCGCTGCCGCACGCCAAGGTGCCCGACACGACGCGGGCGGTGGTGGACTACGGCTCCAGCCTGGACCAGTGCCGGCAGCGGTGCCTCAGGAACTGCTCCTGCACGGCGTACGCCAGCGCCAACCTCACCGGCGCGGCGGGCCACCGCGGCTGCGTCATGTGGACCGGCGGACTCGAGGACCTCCGCGTGTACCCGTCCTTCGGCCAGGATCTCTACTTCCGGCTCGCCGCCGCTGACCTCG CTTCAATAGGCAAGTCAAAGAAAAAGGTCAGTATGGCGATTTCAGTTGTTGTGAGCATAACAGCTGCCCTGGCAGTTCTTCTAGCAATCACAGGGCTTTTGATTTGGAGAGCAAAGAAAACAAAAGCAAGAAAACCAG GATCAACCATATGGACAGCTAGTTCACGCAATAAGGATGGGAGTGAAGGTAAGGATCATGGGGATGACCTGGAGCTACCAGTATATGATTTTGAGACAATAGCAGCAGCCACGGAGGGTTTCTCAACTGAGAATAAGCTTGGTGAAGGCGGCTTTGGACCTGTATATAAG GGTAAGCTTGAGGATGGACAAGAAATAGCTGTTAAAACACTTTCAAGAACATCAACACAGGGTCTTGAGGAATTCAAGAATGAGGTTTTGTTGATAGCTAAACTCCAGCATCGGAATCTTGTTCGACTAATTGGATGCAGCATTTCTGGACCAGAAAAGATACTTATATATGAATACATGGAAAACAAGAGCTTGGACTTCTTTATGTTTG ACACAACCAAGAGCAAGCTACTTGACTGGCAAACACGATACCGTATAATTGAGGGAATTGCTCGAGGTTTACTGTATCTTCACCAGGACTCGAGATATAGAATCATCCACAGAGATCTCAAGACAAGCAACATTCTTTTGGATAAGGATATGACTCCTAAAATTTCAGACTTCGGCATGGCTAGAATGTTTGGCAGTGATGACACAGAGATCAATACTCTCAGAGTAGTTGGCACATA TGGTTATATGGCTCCTGAATACGCAATGGATGGGGTGTTCTCGGTGAAATCAGATGTATTTAGCTTTGGTGTTATAGTGCTGGAAATCATTGCTGGTAAAAGGAACCGAGGTGTCTACAGCTACTCCGGCCACCTCAACCTTCTAGCACAT GCCTGGAGCTTATTGAATGGTGGGAATGGCTTAGATTTAGTCGACGAAAATCTGAATGGCTCCTACAACTCAGATGAAGTGTTAAAATGCCTCAAAGTTGGGCTTCTATGCGTGCAAGAGAACCCAGATGACCGTCCCCTGATGTCCCAGGTGTTGATGATGTTTGCCAGCACTGACACTGCCTCGTTGCCAACTCCCAAGCAGCCAGGCTTCGCTGCAAGAAGAGCTGCGGCTGAAGATACATCGTGGAGCAAGCCTGACTGCAGCATCGTGGACAGCATGACCATCACGATGGTTGAAGGTCGGTAG
- the LOC8080074 gene encoding uncharacterized protein LOC8080074 yields MATKRYCLWGGDTHATSLAALNSGEGIFKSSALETAAAAAATATAASDTALVSPELGAAAVARPRLRKDSSGSGKKKQQQQEQAAGGAGAKKPPQRGLGVAELERLRCGGDPLLELSVVVGDAAGAQGQGGHPLLHYHHHRHLQMPASAFEAAAGARFCSQLLGPVPPPPPSGPVCVLHPPAAEGCQRAPQVAPEQQYFRDRWSQMGGFSTAGGGADHQSQSQLLPATLAPEHPSSQSTIWRPVVSSSSCLHTGHRCDICSRVKPARMRALAENGGALAPTPPADYSIYDLATAMATARQGDAFLARERKQGAAEDEAPAKKDVREIEFFPAASAHHTGGSGRVSVPNPNESESELTAPFSSPYGAAASHTAPQLDLSLRL; encoded by the exons ATGGCGACCAAGCGCTACTGCCTCTGGGGCGGCGACACGCACGCCACCTCCCTCGCGGCCTTGAACTCCGGCGAAGGGATCTTCAAGTCCAGCGCTctggagacggcggcggcggcggcggccactgCGACAGCCGCGTCGGACACGGCGCTGGTCTCGCCGGAGCTCGGCGCCGCGGCGGTGGCGCGGCCGCGTCTGCGCAAGGACTCCTCCGGGTCCGGGAAGAAGAAGCAGCAACAGCAGGAGCAGGCGGCTGGTGGTGCCGGGGCCAAGAAGCCGCCGCAGCGCGGGCTCGGCGTGGCGGAGCTCGAGCGGCTCCGGTGCGGGGGCGACCCGCTGCTCGAGCTCTCCGTCGTCGTCGGGGACGCTGCGGGCGCGCAGGGGCAGGGCGGTCACCCGCTGCTCCACTatcaccaccaccgccacctgCAGATGCCGGCCTCGGCGTTCGAAGCCGCCGCAGGCGCGCGCTTCTGCTCGCAGCTGCTGGGCCCggtgcctccgccgccgccatcggGCCCAGTCTGCGTCCTCCACCCACCCGCGGCGGAAGGCTGCCAGAGGGCGCCCCAAGTGGCGCCAGAGCAGCAGTACTTCAGGGACCGGTGGAGCCAAATGGGAGGCTTCTCCACGGCGGGCGGTGGCGCTGACCACCAGTCCCAGTCCCAGCTGCTGCCGGCGACACTGGCGCCAGAGCACCCTTCAAGCCAAAGCACCATCTGGCGTCCTGTtgtgtcctcctcctcctgcctccACACCGGCCACCGCTGCGACATCTGCTCCAGGGTAAAGCCGGCA AGGATGAGAGCCTTGGCAGAGAATGGAGGAGCACTGGCACCGACGCCTCCTGCAGACTACTCCATCTACGATCTTGCCACAGCCATGGCCACCGCTCGCCAG GGAGACGCGTTCTTGGCGCGGGAGAGGAAGCAAGGAGCGGCGGAGGACGAGGCGCCGGCGAAGAAGGATGTGAGGGAGATCGAGTTCTTCCCGGCGGCAAGCGCGCACCACACTGGCGGGAGCGGCCGAGTCTCCGTCCCCAACCCCAACGAGTCGGAGTCGGAGCTCACGGCGCCCTTCTCCTCCCCGTACGGCGCCGCCGCCAGCCACACCGCACCGCAGCTTGATCTGTCACTGAGGCTGTAG